A stretch of DNA from Clostridia bacterium:
TCGTACGAAAGGCGGGTGACTACCGTGCCCTCCAACGTGAGCCTGACGGTCTCGCCGTCTACGACGAAAGTTTTGGGCGTCGTCCACACTTTGACTATCCAGCAGTCGAATTGCCGCCCGTTGGCCGAGGCGGGCGCGAGCGTCAAGGTCTCGCCCACGCGGTCGTACGTGGCGGGATTGGGATTGGTCACGTCGGACGGGTTGACGTCTTCGCCGTAGTCGTAGTTGATCCCGTACGCGCGGGGTTTGGGCGCCGTAAAGGTGAGGTCGCGCCCCGCGTTGGTGGGAATGCGCACGCAATGAACGCCCAGTTCTACGCAATATAGCCCGTCGTAATAGCCTTCCTTGTGCACCGTGGGCAGTTCGGCGCCCCCTTCGCCGTATTCCGAATATTGATAGTCGTACACGTATTCACCCCGCACGTCGAAGCCGTCGAGCCCCTCGTAACGGACGGAATAATGCTTGCCTATCTCATAGAGGTAGAGCGTCATATCTCCCATGACGGGGCGGGTGGTATCGTAGGGCGTGATGAGGGTTTCGTCCGCGAACCAGGCGAGGTCGTCGTGCGTATCCATGGGCACCGCGCCCTCGGGGAAGGGCAGGGTAGGCGTGGAGCCGATCGCCACGGTGATAGGCTCGGGGGCCTCGAAGATATACAATTCGGGATCGACTACGAACGTAATAACCGCGTACGAAACCTCGGGCGTCACCACCTGCGCCTCGCCTTTTTTGTCGCGGCAGCCCACGAGGGCGACCACCAATATAATACAAATAACAGCGATTATCAGTTTCTTCATAGTATCACCAAACTATATTATATCATAAAATATGCGTTTTGCAAATACTTTTTTGTGCCAGACGTCCGAGGGCGCGGCGGAAAGATATGGAAAAGCGCACCTTTTCGTGTGCAAAGGTGCGCTTCGCGTGGGTGCTTGGCACGCAAAAGCGGGTAACGTATGCCGCTTTTGCGTGCCGTTATGGAAAACTCAGTCGTCTTTCTTCTTTTTGCTTTCCTTGTATTCTTCGTACAAAGTCGGGCTGTCTTTCAGCAATTTGCGCATGGTGATATCTTCCACTTTGCGGTCGGCGATGTTGTATTGGCGTTGGGATTTCAAAAGGGATTCTTTGAAATCCAGCATATCTTTGATCGCCTTGTCGATGTTGTCGATGGCTTTGGTGAAGTGGTCGTTGGCGATGCGGCAGTTGTTACTGAAATCCTGCTTGAACGCCATTAGCTGCGTTTCCAACGCCGTCACGTCCACGTTTTGGCGCTGTAGCTGGATCAGCTCGCGTTTTTGCGCGACGTTGGCTTGTGCCGCGTTGCGCAAGAGAGAGATGATGGAGATGAAGCATTGCGGGCGTACCACATACATTTTTTCGTAATTGTACACTTCCACGATGCCGGCGTTGTAGTAGTCGCTGTCTGCCTCCAACGTGCTCACCAAAACGGCGTATTCGGCGTGTTTGTTGCGGCGGTCTTTGTCCAATTTGGCGAAGAAGTCCTCGTTTTTGTGCTTGGTCTTGGTCTCGTCCCCCTCGTTCTTCATTTCGAAGATGATGGAGATATACTCCACGCCGTCGTCCGTGCGGTCTACGTAGAGGAAGTCGGCTTTGGTGCCGTCCACCACGTCGTTATCCTTCTCGAAATAGGCGTTGCGGAAGGCCGTGGTGCGCAGTTTGTTGAATTCGTTGAGGCAATATTGTTCGAGGGACTCGCCCAGCATTTTGGTGGACAGTTTGCTCTTGTAGTCCTTGTAAAACTCCACCTCGCGTTCTTTCTCGGCGAGCTTTTGCGCGTAGGCGTTTTCTTGCTCCCGCATTTGCTCTTTCAATGCGGCCGTCTCTTGCAAACGCGTCTGCTCCAATTCGCCGCGCACTTCGCCCACGGCTTTTTCCTTCTCGAGTTCGGCTATTTTTTCCGCTTGTTGCAGTTTGGTCGTCAATTCGTCTATTTGCCGTTGCAACGCCGCCTGTTCCTCGATGGCGGTTCGAGCGGTGTCGCTGACGGCTTGCGCGTTGTCCGCTTGCAACTTCTGGATTTGCATTTCGTGCTCTTTGGCGGCTACCTGCAATTTTTCCTGCGCTCGTTTCTCTACGCTCCGTTCGAATTCGGCGTTCCGTATTTGCGTGACGATGGCGTTGTAGGCGTTCTCGTCGAGGTCGATGACCGTTCCGCAGTTGGGGCATTTGATTTGATTCATATTATTTCCTCCTTTCGGTACTATATTTCGTATGGATATGCGCATAAACGGCAGTTTTGTATTTTTATCAATATAAAATGCATAAACGCGATTATGCCCGAATTTGGGCGATTTACCCTTATCTGCTTAGATGATAGCACGGTTTTTGCCCGTTGTAAAGGGTTTTTATGCAAAAAATTGCAAAAATCCAAAAATATTTTGCTTAACGCGCGCTATTTCCCCCAAGTCGATTTGTATAAAAATTCATTCTTATAAAAGAATTTATTATATATATTTTTACGGCAAAAACGATTGAGAGAAACGGTTTTGCCGCTACTATGGAAAATAGAAAATAAGCAAAAATAAAAGAGCGAATTGACCGCAGTCAATCCGCTCTTTTCGTCGTGCGGAGATCAACCGATCTTGTCTATCTCGGTCGTGCTGGTCACCGTGATGACGGTTTGCGCGGCCTCGCCGTTGCGCTCGTAGTCGATGGTGATGACGTCGCCTTCACGCGCCAACAGCATGCTGTCGATGAGGACGAAGGTACGCGTCACGTCCAACTCCACTCTGGTCTTGCCGCTCGCGGGGTCCACGATGGTGATTTTCTTGAGGAGGTCGCCCTTTTGCAATTTGCCGTAGGCGGCCGCCGTTTCGGCCACGTTTTCGGACACCGTGACAGTCTCCACGATGTGTACGCGTTTTGTCTCCGTGTCGTAGTAAGCGTAACTGTCCGTCAAAGACACCGTGACGCCCAATAGGCACTTAGTTGCGGCGTATTGTCCCACTTTGCCCGCCGCCTCGAAGCGCTCGATGAGGCCGTCGGCCGTGTAGACGGCGATATTGACGGGTATGGCGTAGGCGATATTCTCGGCCGTGCTGCTGTTCATCTTGGCGTGTACGATGCCGATGAGTCGGCCGTACGAATCGAACAAACCGCCGCCCGAGTTGCCGCCGTTGATGGAGGTGTCGATACGAATGACGCGGAAGTTGACGTAGGTGCTACCGTCCGCGGCGAGCATACGATTGTTTTCGCTGTCCACCGAGATGACGCCGCTCGTCACCGAGATGCCGCCCGCTTCGGGGTTGCCGATGACGATGGCCGCTTGGCCGATGGAGAGTTCGGTGCTGTCGCCCACCGTCGCCGCCTTGGCGTCGCTTTCTTTGAGGATATCGCTATTCTCCACGTACAATACGGCGACGTCCAACTTCATACTGCCGCCCACGTACTTGGCGGGGATGCGGTAGCGGAAGGTGCTCTTGCCCGACTCGTCCGTATCCAGCACGCGCTCTTGGCCGTACAAGAGGACGTAAATATCGTCGCTTATGGTGGTCTTGGCGCTTGCGTTGAACACTACGTGGTAGTTGGTGATGATATAGGCGCTACCC
This window harbors:
- a CDS encoding DUF2130 domain-containing protein, whose translation is MNQIKCPNCGTVIDLDENAYNAIVTQIRNAEFERSVEKRAQEKLQVAAKEHEMQIQKLQADNAQAVSDTARTAIEEQAALQRQIDELTTKLQQAEKIAELEKEKAVGEVRGELEQTRLQETAALKEQMREQENAYAQKLAEKEREVEFYKDYKSKLSTKMLGESLEQYCLNEFNKLRTTAFRNAYFEKDNDVVDGTKADFLYVDRTDDGVEYISIIFEMKNEGDETKTKHKNEDFFAKLDKDRRNKHAEYAVLVSTLEADSDYYNAGIVEVYNYEKMYVVRPQCFISIISLLRNAAQANVAQKRELIQLQRQNVDVTALETQLMAFKQDFSNNCRIANDHFTKAIDNIDKAIKDMLDFKESLLKSQRQYNIADRKVEDITMRKLLKDSPTLYEEYKESKKKKDD
- a CDS encoding serine protease, coding for MKKRILTATIASILLIALVVAFVGCENVSATASNGLSAYELAVKNGYVGTEAQWLESLKQGESAYELAVKNGYVGTEEQWLASLNGEKGKDGKDGKDASYTINDVYEAYKAEYLAENGTEYTGSFIEFLQEYFTQTYETVSTETMVADAVFSCVSVYSNFEVVSYTGNPWSGYRETSETATSAGAGVIYKLDKETGSAYIITNYHVVFNASAKTTISDDIYVLLYGQERVLDTDESGKSTFRYRIPAKYVGGSMKLDVAVLYVENSDILKESDAKAATVGDSTELSIGQAAIVIGNPEAGGISVTSGVISVDSENNRMLAADGSTYVNFRVIRIDTSINGGNSGGGLFDSYGRLIGIVHAKMNSSTAENIAYAIPVNIAVYTADGLIERFEAAGKVGQYAATKCLLGVTVSLTDSYAYYDTETKRVHIVETVTVSENVAETAAAYGKLQKGDLLKKITIVDPASGKTRVELDVTRTFVLIDSMLLAREGDVITIDYERNGEAAQTVITVTSTTEIDKIG